One Paucidesulfovibrio longus DSM 6739 DNA segment encodes these proteins:
- the cas2e gene encoding type I-E CRISPR-associated endoribonuclease Cas2e — protein sequence MTVIVVENVPPRLRGRLAVWMLEIRAGVYVGDFSQKVREMIWNNVAEGFGEGNAVLIWRATNEQGFAFRTLGANRREPREFDGLTLVSFLPLEGDAEKQE from the coding sequence ATGACGGTCATCGTGGTTGAAAACGTCCCGCCTCGACTGCGCGGCCGCCTCGCCGTCTGGATGCTGGAAATCCGGGCCGGGGTCTACGTCGGCGATTTCTCGCAGAAGGTGCGGGAGATGATCTGGAACAATGTGGCCGAGGGATTTGGCGAAGGGAACGCCGTTTTGATTTGGCGAGCGACAAACGAACAGGGATTCGCCTTCCGTACACTTGGTGCGAACCGTCGCGAACCCCGCGAGTTCGATGGCCTGACCCTGGTCTCCTTTCTCCCCTTGGAAGGTGATGCAGAAAAGCAAGAATAG